The following is a genomic window from Chryseobacterium sp. StRB126.
TCAGGATCTAATTTTCTTTTTAAGGCTTTAAAATAAACCTGACCATAGGGAGACTGCACAATATTCAAAGAAAAGTTATCAAAATTGGCAGAAAGCTTATTTTTTAAAATTCCCGGAACCACTCCCTGAGAGCCACGGGAATCTCCCAAGATGATATTCTGTGGTTTTTTAACCGCAAAATGCATATAGTTATCATCCGTATTGCCATCTGCATAAGATCCAAGAATTGCAAATACAATAAGTACTGCAACAAAATAAGGCACTATTTTAATTAAAAACTTCTTCATGCTAAAACTGAAAATAAATAAATTCATTATTCCCGAAATTGGCATAACGGAGAATGATATAAATAACGATCAAATAGGAAATACGCCTTATCCAGGGTTGGAATCTTTTAATTTCCAATCCGTGGAACTTTTCTCTGTTGAGCCATTCCACAATCATCATAAACCCGATCAAAGCCAATACTTTTACTGGTAATGGATGGGGAATAGAAAGCAATTCGCGGCTAAAAATCCTACCGATATAGTGAATCGCCTGACTTACAGATTCAGCTCTGAAAAATATCCATGCGATACAGGTAATCAGAAAAGTAATCAGAATTTGAACGCATTCCCTAAAGGATGGCAGAAACTTACCCTGAGCCGCGACTTCCATATTCTGACGGTTTTTATTCATAATAAGCAAAGGCATAAAGTACAAAGCATTGAGGCCACCCCAGATCATAAACGTCCAATTTGCCCCATGCCAGAACCCTGATACCAGGAAAATAATAAATGTGTTTCTGACTTTCATCAAAAGCCCGCCTTTACTTCCTCCCAATGGAATATACAGATAATCCCTGAACCATGAAGAAAGTGAAATATGCCATCTTCGCCAGAATTCAGCAATATCTCTGGAGAAATAAGGAAACGCAAAGTTTTTCAGCAATTCTATTCCAAATAATCTTGAAACTCCCAATGCAATATCAGAGTATCCGGAGAAATCCCCGTAGATCTGAAAAGCAAATAAAACAGCACCTATCACAAGGGTTCCGGGACTTTCCGTTTGATAATTGTTAAAGATTTCATTCACCAGCGGTGCACAGTTATCTGCAATAACCATCTTTTTGAAAAAGCCCCACAGGATTTGCCGCATCCCATCTACTGCCTGCTCATAATTGAATATTCTCTCCCGCTGTATCTGGGGCAAAAGATGGGTGGCTCTTTCTATTGGACCAGCCACAAGAAGAGGGAAATAACTTACAAAGACAGCATAGTCTGTGAAGCTTCTCTCAGCTTTTATTCTTTTTTTATAGACATCAATTACATAAGACAGTCCGTGAAATGTGTAAAACGAAATTCCTACCGGAAGTATAATACTAAGCAACCAAACGTTGACCTTGAAGCCGAAACCATCAAGAAGGTCTGCAAAACTCTCTACAAAGAAATTATAATATTTGAAGAAACCTAGGAAACCAAGGTTAATAACAATACTCAGAGTAAGCCAGAATTTAGCTTCCCGATTCGTCTTACTGTTCTCTATTTTAATTCCTGAAACATAATCTAGGCCAATGGAAAACATGAGTAAAAAAAGGAATCTCCAATCCCAACAGGCATAAAAGTAGAAACTCGCCAATAGCAGCAACCTGTTCTGTTCCTGAAATTTTCTGTTGAAAATAAACCAATAGAGACAAAATACTATTGGTAAAAAAATAAGAAATCCTATTGAATTGAATAACATCGTGTGTTTTTAGAAGTTAATGATGGTTATATTTCCCTGTTTCTTTATAACTTCTGCTTCAATATTATATTTGTTATAAACCGATATAGATACAGAGTTCTTTCCTGAGAAAATCCTCTTTATTTTTAGTGGAACATTTGTTATTTCAATCATGGTGAGTGCTTTGGATTACATTTTTTGTTTTTATTTTAATTTTTCTGGACATTCCAAGAAATAAAAGCAAGGATTTAAGTTAATAAATTTACAATTCTTTTAACGAAAACTCTACATATTCTGTTTTTTCAATATTAAAAGGAATCCCAGAAAATATTTACTATCAATGTGATAAAATATCTCTGGCTACTACTGCTGAAAATGCTTCAACTGATTTTTCATCCAAATGAACCTCATCCAACCATTGATACTGATTCTCCAATATATTGTAATTGATATAGGAAACCTTTGTTTTAGAAGCAACAGCCTTCATACGATTATCAAAATCCGGAAACGCTTTATTTTCTATTGAGTAAGGTTCTTTATTGATAGGCATTCTTACTATAATCACCTTCCCATGGTTACTAAGAAACTCAATTGTCTTTTCAAGATATAGAATTCTGTTTTCAGATACCTTTAAACCATCTACCCTTTCCTGGAATAACCTCATATTTTTTTTGTTAGACATCTTCTGTTTTTCCGGAGCAGTCTTTTTTATAATTTTCAGATAATATCTTCCATTATCCAAAATAACAGGTACTCCAACTATGTTTTTAGGAAGTATTATTTTTTTGTTAAGCTCATGGGTAATCGAAGGTTCATAGCTTTCAAATAAATATTCAATATTGGGGTTTATAGCAACCCTTGAAGTCTTTGCAACACTTTTATCATTTTCAATATAAAATTCCGGGCTATCCGGTTTCTTTTTATCTATCATTAAAGCTGTTGGCTCTACAGTAACAATAAAAACCCCATCCTTGGTGTCCGGTTTTATTTTTTTCTCAATAGACTCCAGATATTTAGGGCCATAGGGGGAATGTGCCCAAGTAAAGGAATAATTATACATCCCTGTATTTGGGAATTTTTGATGTAGTATATTGTCAATAATAGCAGGATCCATCAATGCAGCCCTGGAACTTCCCAATATAAAAGAGTTCTGTTGAGGAGATGTAAATCTTCTATAAAAATCATCCGAATTTTTTGCTAAAAAAAAGATAGCATATCCTAATACCAATAAAGGCAGTACAGAAAATAGCATCAATTTTAAAAGTGATCTTTTCATAATTCAAATTATACTTGAGCTTGCTGAATTTTGTCTATAGTTTTTTGATAGCATATTAAAACATAGCATATATAAACCCTTTAGGAGCAATATAAAACAGAAAGACCAAAAACACCAGAACATAATAAAAGCCCCATCGCAAAACAATATTTTTCTCTACAAGAATTTCCTTAATAGCATATTCTTTATCCCGATTCCCCCACTCTAGCAATAACATAAATAAAGTGACTATTATAATTTCTTTCTGGATTGGGAAATTAGGTAACTGGAAAAATGATAATGAAAAAATTCCCTGATAATATTTCGTAGCCATTTCCATATCTTTTGAAAAGAAAAGGATCATCAATAAAGCGAAAAGAATAAATGTTACAGGAATGTTCTTCATTTCCTCCTTTGTTGGAATGAAGTTGTTAGATGCCTTAATCTTTTTATTCATTTTCCCATTCAGAATCAATGGAATAAACATAATACCACTTACCAATCCATGAACAATATAATGCCATTCGGCGCCATGCCATAAACCTACCACCAAAAAGTTAATGATAATGGCCATAATCAACCCATACTTATCATAATCCCTGAAGTGAATAGATAGGGGGGTAAAAACATACTCAGTAAGCCACGAGGTTAAAGAAATATGCCACCTTCTCCAGTAGTCGGCAACATTCTGTGCAAACAACGGATAATTAAAGTTCGGCTGAATTTTAATACCCAGCAGCTTAGAAAGACCTATAGCCATATCTGTATACCCTGAGAAATCTGAATATAACTGGATAAAGTACAATACGGCTCCGATAAATAAAGCGCTTCCATTTAAAGTATGATAGGACTCAAAGAGCTGAGAAGTAATCCCCGCAATATTATCTGCTACCACCAATTTTTTGAAAAGACCCCATAAAATTTGCTTTAATCCGTCTGTAAATTGAGATGAAGAAAATTCTCTTTTTATTTTTAGATTTTTCAAAAACGGTGTGGCTCTGTCAATGGGTCCAGCAATAATACATGGAAAAAAGGCAATAAAAACAGCATAATCCAGCAGAGATGGAATTTCCTTCAATTTATTATTCCTGATATCCAATAAATAGCTTATCATTCTGAACGAATAGAAACTGATTCCTATCGGGAAAATAATCTTCAGCAACCCTAATTGATCCTTCACTCCAAAAAGATGCAGAAAATCATTAAAATTCTCAATGAAGAAATTAAAATACTTAAAATACAGAAGCTGAATCAGAACAATAAAAACACCCGATCTTAGCCACAATACCTTAGATTTCTCCTTTTGAGCAGATTTTATTTTATTCCCAATAAAATAAGTAACCCCTGTAGTAGCAACCAGCAATGATAAAAATTCCCAGCTCCAGCTGCTGTAAAAGACATAGCTTCCTATGAGCAGAATTATATTTTGAATCTTAGAGGTTTTTCCACAGAGATAATAAATAAAATAGAGCGCAATAAAGAAAAATATAAAACTGTATGAATTAAGCAGCATTCAATCTATCTTATTTTGAAGTTATAGAGTCTATCATTTCTCCTACATCATTCCAGCTTCTAATTTCCGATGAAGTAAAACGTATTCCAAAGGCTTTTTCTACAGCTACAATTAACTGAATATGAGAAAGCGAATCCCATTCTTCAACATCTTCCGCTGTGGTTTCAGGAGTCAGTACAATTTCATCATTATCCAGCTCTTCACGAAAAATACCGGTCAGTTTACTTAAAATTTCATCTTTATTCATAATGTTTCAATGTGTTTATAACTTGTTATTAATATATACGTTTTTATATGTGTAATCATCTACGGCTAATATCCATCTTTCATCCTGCATGGTAAACCCAAGTCTCTCATAATGATCTGCAACCATTTGATTTTTAGCAGTAGGAATATATTCTCCTACTACATATTTATAGCCGTTATTTCTGGCGGTTTCTACAATGGTATTCAGGGTGAAATCTTCCATTCCTCTTTTCAGGACACGGCAGCTCATCAGCCATGTATCAATGAAAAGAGTTTCAGGATCTCTCCTTTCCATAACAACAACGCAGATAAGCCCATTATCCCCATATTTATCTTCTAATGTAAAGGACATGGTAAAGTGATTTTCGGATTTTATTAAATGGTCTACATCCTGCTCTGTATATCTTATTGTTCTCAGATTAAATTGATTGGAACGCTGCGTGAGCTGAGAAACTCTTGGCTTTGAAAAATTGTTGAAAGACTGAACATCAGAAACCATATTCATGCTTTCAAGAAAATCTTCCACATTGGTAAAACTTTCCAAAGCAATGGCACGCTGTGCTTCAACCTGATATTGTTTGGTTCTTTCGGTATCATTCTCAGAAAAACTTGCAGTCTCAAAAAGATTTAAGCTGTATAAATATTCCAGATATTCGGCTGGATCTTCTGGAAGTTCCGGCACACAGACTTCAGGAAGATTTTCTCTCACAATGTTTCTTTCAAACGGATTATCATCCAGAAAAACCATGGAATCAAATCCTATATTTAAAATCTGCTGGATTTTTCTGATATTATCTGCTTTATTCTCCCAGTTAGCAACAAATACCGCTATATCGTCCAACTTAAGAACCATATCCGGATGTTTTTCAAAAGGTTCTTTTGCTTTATCTTCATCATTCTTACTGCAAACAGCCAGAATAATCCCTCTTTTTTGAAGGGCTTTTACCCAATATTGAAACTCTGTAAATGCTTTTCCGATTCCCAGGCTTCCGATTTGAATTTTTTCAAGACCATCATCACCAATAATTCCTCCCCAGGTTGTATTATCAAGATCCAAAATAAGGCATTTCTTAAATTTCCCTTCCAAAGAAGAGATGATACTTACCATATGATGAGCAATAATAGGGAGTGCATCTAAAGAAAGAACCATTTCCGTATTGATATAAATATTGGGAGAAAACATAAAATCCCGACCCCATTTATCTTGAATGGAAAGCAAATCAGCAATAAAAA
Proteins encoded in this region:
- a CDS encoding acyl carrier protein: MNKDEILSKLTGIFREELDNDEIVLTPETTAEDVEEWDSLSHIQLIVAVEKAFGIRFTSSEIRSWNDVGEMIDSITSK
- a CDS encoding MBOAT family O-acyltransferase, producing the protein MLLNSYSFIFFFIALYFIYYLCGKTSKIQNIILLIGSYVFYSSWSWEFLSLLVATTGVTYFIGNKIKSAQKEKSKVLWLRSGVFIVLIQLLYFKYFNFFIENFNDFLHLFGVKDQLGLLKIIFPIGISFYSFRMISYLLDIRNNKLKEIPSLLDYAVFIAFFPCIIAGPIDRATPFLKNLKIKREFSSSQFTDGLKQILWGLFKKLVVADNIAGITSQLFESYHTLNGSALFIGAVLYFIQLYSDFSGYTDMAIGLSKLLGIKIQPNFNYPLFAQNVADYWRRWHISLTSWLTEYVFTPLSIHFRDYDKYGLIMAIIINFLVVGLWHGAEWHYIVHGLVSGIMFIPLILNGKMNKKIKASNNFIPTKEEMKNIPVTFILFALLMILFFSKDMEMATKYYQGIFSLSFFQLPNFPIQKEIIIVTLFMLLLEWGNRDKEYAIKEILVEKNIVLRWGFYYVLVFLVFLFYIAPKGFIYAMF
- a CDS encoding MBOAT family O-acyltransferase → MLFNSIGFLIFLPIVFCLYWFIFNRKFQEQNRLLLLASFYFYACWDWRFLFLLMFSIGLDYVSGIKIENSKTNREAKFWLTLSIVINLGFLGFFKYYNFFVESFADLLDGFGFKVNVWLLSIILPVGISFYTFHGLSYVIDVYKKRIKAERSFTDYAVFVSYFPLLVAGPIERATHLLPQIQRERIFNYEQAVDGMRQILWGFFKKMVIADNCAPLVNEIFNNYQTESPGTLVIGAVLFAFQIYGDFSGYSDIALGVSRLFGIELLKNFAFPYFSRDIAEFWRRWHISLSSWFRDYLYIPLGGSKGGLLMKVRNTFIIFLVSGFWHGANWTFMIWGGLNALYFMPLLIMNKNRQNMEVAAQGKFLPSFRECVQILITFLITCIAWIFFRAESVSQAIHYIGRIFSRELLSIPHPLPVKVLALIGFMMIVEWLNREKFHGLEIKRFQPWIRRISYLIVIYIILRYANFGNNEFIYFQF
- a CDS encoding HAD-IIIC family phosphatase, yielding MYKTFSELKKELRKDSEGLKNVKVALLGDTATQLLNVALKGTAISEGINLEIFEADFGQISRQILDPSSEYYEFNADYTIIFESSHKLLGQYYKSYHSQSVFAENKINYIDELYRTIQNRTKSRVIYCNFPGINNHVFGNFSNKVESSFVFQQNKLNYLLSAELAIKNDNFFIADLLSIQDKWGRDFMFSPNIYINTEMVLSLDALPIIAHHMVSIISSLEGKFKKCLILDLDNTTWGGIIGDDGLEKIQIGSLGIGKAFTEFQYWVKALQKRGIILAVCSKNDEDKAKEPFEKHPDMVLKLDDIAVFVANWENKADNIRKIQQILNIGFDSMVFLDDNPFERNIVRENLPEVCVPELPEDPAEYLEYLYSLNLFETASFSENDTERTKQYQVEAQRAIALESFTNVEDFLESMNMVSDVQSFNNFSKPRVSQLTQRSNQFNLRTIRYTEQDVDHLIKSENHFTMSFTLEDKYGDNGLICVVVMERRDPETLFIDTWLMSCRVLKRGMEDFTLNTIVETARNNGYKYVVGEYIPTAKNQMVADHYERLGFTMQDERWILAVDDYTYKNVYINNKL